Within the Dechloromonas denitrificans genome, the region AACAGCCAACGGACGCGATGAGAATGCTCTCGCTCGCGATCGGTCTCGCGCGGCATGGTTTCAATTGTTGTTTTGACCTCGAGCCAAAGTTCATCGTCGAGAAATCGGGTAATCCGCGGCTTGGCTTTACGGTGCCGCTGACGGGATAACGACAATGGATTACCGGCCAAATAGCCTGCATTCACCAACCAAGAGAACATCGTGTTCAGAATAATGATCGCTTGGCGCTGACTGGTTGGGGCGAGAGGGCCAGCAAACGGGCGCCAATCCGGATCAAAGCGCGACCATTTTCGTCCCGCCTTCATCACCCAGCGCTCAGCCGGTTGGGGATCGGCCAAAAAGCGCTGATACACCAGCAAGTCCTCGTGGGTCAGTGAGGACAAAGGCTTTCCGAGTTCCAAGGTAGCCCAGAGCAACAGTCGTTCGGATTCCTTGCGATAACTATCAAACGTGGTGTGCGTATCGAGAAAGCGGGCCAGCCAGGCCTTCATGGCATCAATGTCAGTTTGCGCGGCGATCTGGGCATGGCCCAGCGTTGAGCGATTGCTGCCGGTCCGGCCATCGAGGTGATCCGGCAAACGAACCAACTCCAGCGGCGCAATGGCTGCCACGGGGATTAAATCGCTCATTTATGGACTCCGCTGGTCTGGCTACTTTGCAGCCATTGTAGCGCCGACATAATTCGACAGTATAGTCGTAATGTCAAATTAAATGGATTCGTCGTTATATTCACAATGTTATACGTTGTATTATTTATTCATGGATCGGAAACACAACCGGATTGGCGGCTATAGGAGCAAGAACATGAGCACAGAAGCCAGAATCATTGCGGAGATTGAAGCGCTCAAGGTCAATGATCTCGATACACAGGATCTGTATCGCGAGGTCTGCACCATCCTGTTTTTCCGATACGGCATTACGCCTACCGCCAACAAGCTTTATCAATACGTCCGAAAAGGGAGCATGTCCGCACCGGCCGAAGCGCTGGCCAGATTCTGGTCTGACTTGCGTGAGAAAAGTCGGGTGCGAATTGAGCATCCCGATCTACCTGATGGCTTAAAGGCTGCCGCAGGGGAGTTGGTCGCGTCACTGTGGTCGCAAGCCCAGGCGGGCGCCCAGGAAGGCCTCGCTGTCTTTCGTCAGGAGGCTCAAGAGCGGGTCACCAATTCCCAACAGTCCTGTGAGGCTGCTGACCAGGCACGGGTCGCGGTTCAAACTGAAATGAATCAGACCCGAGAAGCCCTTCGAGAGGCCGAAGAACGGATACTGCAGCTTGAACGGAATCTGGCAGCTGAAAGCGCCCGAACACAGTCCTTGGAACAACAGCTTGATGCCGCCGGTCGTCAGCAAATTGCTCTTGAGGCGGCGCTAGCCGAAGCCAGAAAAGATTATTCGGCCGAACTCGAAAAATCCCGGTTAGAACTTCGACGAACCGAGGAGCGTCTTGCAGCCAATGAGAAACGCGCCTTGATGGAAATTGATCACGAACGTCAAATGACGATGAAAGCGCAACGCGAGCTTCAACTGCTCCGGAATAGTAGTCTTGAAAATGAGGCGCAGTTGCGAATTGAACTAGCTGACAGCAACGCTGAGTTAGCCGATACAAGACAGAAGTTAGGCGTTGCAGATGGCAAACAGGATGAGCTTAGGGCCACAAATAAGACGCAAATCGAAGAACTGGCGGCGTTCCGCCTGACTCTGGCCAGGCAAGATACACAATTGGCGTTGTTGCAACGAGAAATTGAACTCGCGCAGACCGCCTCAAAACAACTTCAGGAAAGTATTGCTTCAAAGTCAGCGATACCGAAAGTGCCACGGCGAAACAGGAAGGTCTAAACCTTAAATTGGTCTCTGCTCAAAATGGATGCATTCGGCAAATTGTGTTCACCTACGGGACAGGATTGTGTCGCCTGAGTCGGCCAACGGATTGAAGATCAAATTGTGTAACGCCAGTGCAGAAGGCTGAATCAAAAATAGGAATCACTAAAATTGGTGCAGATTGCCCGATTAATAGGCGATACATTATTGGGCGTGCAGTTCTGATGTGAAGCGTTATGCGATAAAGGCATCAACGTCGTGCAACTGCCCCAGATTCGGGATGAAGACATTAATTGACCAAAAAAAATCATATCCGCTGAATGGCCAGGTGCATTTTTTACTGTTCGACTCCATTAGCAAACTGAGTAACTATAGAGCTCGCAACAATAGGGGGCTAGTTTGAAGCCTACCAAGGGGCAGAATTGCGGCCAAAAGGCGTTCAAACCAAATAGATTTGGTCACGGGGTATGTTTGTAACAAACTTGCTATTTACATCGTCCGTTTTTCGGCATGCGTGGCTAGTTTGTGGTGGTAAGGGGCTGGTTTGCGGACAGAAATTGTCGATTCTGAGGGACAGAATTGTGTCACCCGACTACCAGGGGGCTTATTTGTGACACCCGAGTACCAATTTCTGTCCGCATGCTGGATAGGACACAAATTATTGTTAGAAGTAGCAACAGATTTATGAAAATGGACGTGCACCGTTCGGGCTGACTATGATCTCTATTTATAATTTTACATAATACAAATTATGCGTAATCATAGAAGAGTCCGCTTCACCCAAGGCGTTATAATTCGAAGTCCCCACAACACAGCAAATCGCCCCTTAGTGTCCGCTCCCAAACAGCTGCTTTCCCTGCCGGTTCCTCCCAAGCCCGGTGCTCGTATCGATTTGCCGCTGTTCGCCGGTTCTGCGGATGCCCTGGCGCTGGCTGAGCTGGCGGCGCAAAGCAAGGGACGCCTGTTGGCGGTCGTTACCGCCAGCGCAGCTGACGCGCAGCGTCTGCTCGATGAAATTCCGTGGTTTGCGCCCGGCCTCAAGGTACGTCTGTTGCCGGATTGGGAAACCCTGCCGTACGACCATTTCTCGCCGCACCAGGATCTCGTTTCCGAACGGCTGGCAACCTTGTGGGCGGCCATGCAAGGCGACGTGGAAATCCTGCTCGTTCCGGCGTCGACCGCCGTCAACCGGCTGGCACCGCCGGAATTCATGGCGGCTTACACCTTCGAGTTCCGCAAAGGCCAGAAGCTCGATGCCGAAAAATTTCGCAGCCAGGTGACGCTGGCCGGCTACGCACATGTGACGCAGGTTGTATCGCCCGGCGAGTATTCGATCCGTGGCGGCCTGATTGACCTGTTCCCGATGGGTTCTCAGTTGCCTTACCGGCTCGACCTGTTCGACGACGAAATCGAGAGCATCAAGACCTTCGATGTGGATACCCAGCGCACTGTCTATCCGGTGCCGGAAATCCGTCTGCTGCCGGCTCGCGAATTCCCGATGGACGACAAGGGCCGCACGCATTTCCGCCAGGCCTTCCGCGAGAAATTCGAGGGTGATCCGGCCAAGTCGGGCATCTACAAGGACATCTCGAGCGGTATCGCCAGCGCCGGCATCGAGTATTATCTGCCGTTGTTCTTCGACGAAACGGCGAGCATTTTCGACTACCTGCCGAAAGATGCAATTTTCGTCACGCATGGCGATGCACTGGCCGCCATCGCCGCTTTCTGGAACGACACCCGCTCGCGCTACAACCTGCTGCAGGGCGACAAGGCCCGGCCGTTGATGCCGCCGGAACAACTGTTCCTGTCCGACGAAGCTTTCTTCAGCGCGGCGAAATCCTACGGGCGGCTGGCCCTCGACGGCAAGAATGCCGATGCCGGAAAACTGCCCAATATCGCCGTCGACCGCCGCAGCGACGATCCGCTAGGCGCCTTGAAAAACTACCTGGCCAGCTTCAAGGGCTGCGTCCTGCTGGTTGCCGAAACAGCCGGCCGCCGAGAAACGCTGGCCGCGATGTTCGCCGAGCACGGGCTGACCGTTGCGCCGAGTGCCGACCTGTCCGGTTTCCTGTCCGGTGACGCCAAACTGGCCCTCGGCATCGGTCCGCTGCAGGCCGGTTTTGCGCTGGACAAGCTGGCCTTCATTACCGAAACCGAGCTGTTCGCCGGCTCGCCGCGCCGCACCCGGCGCGAAGCACAGCGCAAGGCCAGTTTCGACAACTGGCTGAAGGATCTGACCGAACTGAAGGTCGGCGACCCCGTGGTCCACGAAAGCCACGGCATCGGCCGTTATTGCGGCCTGGTCCGGATGGACCTCGGCCTCGGCGAGCAGGAATTCCTCGAACTGCATTACGCCAACGAAGCCAAGCTGTTCGTTCCGGTGGCGCAGTTGCATGTGATTTCCCGTTACTCCGGCGCCGACCCGGAAAGCGCCCCGCTCCACACGCTCGGCTCCGGCCAGTGGGAAAAGGCCAAGCGCAAGGCCGCCGAACAGGCGCATGACACCGCCGCCGAACTGCTCTCGCTCTACGCCGCCCGCGCCGCCCGCGAGGGCCACGCCTTCGCCTTCAAGGAATCCGATTACGAAGCCTTTGCCGACGGTTTCGGCTTCGAGGAAACCAACGATCAGGCCGAAGCCATCGTCGCGGTGATCAACGACATGCGTTCCGGCAAGCCGATGGACCGCCTGGTCTGTGGCGACGTCGGCTTCGGCAAGACCGAAGTGGCGCTGCGCGCCGCCTTCTGCGCCGTCGCCGGTGGCAAGCAGGTGGCCGTGCTCTGCCCGACCACCCTGCTCTGCGAACAGCATTACCAGACCTTCCGCGACCGCTTCGCCGACTGGCCGGTCAAGATCGCCGAAATCTCCCGCTTCAAGACCGCCAAGGAAACGACGCAAACCCTGCAGGAGCTGGCCGAGGGCAAGATCGACATCATCATTGGCACGCACAAGCTGATCGGCAAGGACGTCAGGTTTAGCCAGCTCGGCCTGGTCATCATCGACGAAGAACACCGTTTCGGCGTCCGTCAGAAGGAAACCCTGAAAGCGATGCGCGCCGAAGTGGACGTGCTGACGCTGACCGCGACGCCCATCCCGCGCACGCTGGCGATGAGCATGGAAGGCCTGCGCGACTTCTCGGTGATCGCCACCGCGCCGCAAAAGCGCCTGGCCATCAAGACCTTCGTCAGCACCTTCTCCGACGGCATCATCCGCGAAGCAGTGCTGCGCGAACTGAAGCGCGGCGGCCAGGTGTACTTCCTGCACAACGAAGTCGACACCATCGACAACATGCGCGAGAAGCTGGAAAAGCTGGTGCCCGAAGCGCGCATCGTCATCGGCCACGGCCAGATGAACGAGCGCGAGCTGGAACGGGTGATGCGCGACTTCACGGGCCAGCGCGCCAACGTGTTGCTGTGCACGACCATCATCGAAACCGGCATCGACAACCCACACGCCAACACCATCCTGATCAATCGCTCCGAGAAATTCGGCCTCGCCCAGCTGCACCAGCTGCGCGGCCGGGTCGGCCGGTCGCATCACCAGGCCTACGCCTACCTGCTGGTACAGGACGAAAAGGCCATGACCAAGCAGGCCCGGATGCGCCTCGAAGCCATCCAGGCCATGGAAGAACTCGGTTCCGGCTTCTTCCTCGCCATGCACGACCTGGAAATCCGCGGCGCCGGCGAAGTACTTGGCGACAACCAGTCCGGCGAAATGCAGGAAGTCGGCTTCAACATGTATGCCGACATGCTCAACCGGGCGGTGGCGGCGCTCAAGCAAGGCAAGCACCTGGCGGCGGTCGACCTGACCCAGCCGCTCGGCATCGGCACCGAAATCAACCTGCGCACCCCTGCCCTGCTACCCGACGCCTATTGCCCCGACGTCCATGAGCGCCTGACGCTGTACAAGCGCCTGGCCAACTGCGAAGAGGCCGAGGACATCGACGCCCTGCAGGAAGAGCTGATCGACCGCTTCGGCGAACTGCCGCTGCAGGGCCAGTCGCTGCTCGCCACGCACCGCCTGCGCCTGCTGGTCAAGCCGCTGCTGATCCAGAAACTCGATGCCACCAACGACCAGATCACCATCCAGTTCAGCCCGGAATTCAGCAAAAATCCGCCGATCGAACCGATCAAGATAATCAATTTGATTCAGAAAAACCGCAGCTATAAGCTGGCCGGACAGGATAAACTTTCCCTTTTACGCCACTGCCCGACCTTGAGCGACAAGGTTACCGCGGTGAAAGACATGATTCGCCAGCTGAGCAACTGACCATGACCACAAAAAATATCGACGACATCAACGTGACCGCCTTCGACGACATGCCGACGCCGGAGGAAATCCACGCCCGCCTGCCGCTGTCCGACAAAGCGGCCAGGACGGTCACCCACGGTCGCCACCTGCTGCACAACATCCTCGACCGCAAGGATCATCGGCTGTTTGTCGTCGTCGGCCCCTGCTCCATCCACGACCCGGTCGCCGGCCTCGATTACGCCCGCCGCCTGAAAAAGCTCTCCGAAGAAGTCGGCGACACGCTGCAACTGATCATGCGCGTCTACTTCGAAAAGCCGCGCACCACCATCGGCTGGAAGGGCTACATCAACGACCCGTTCATGGACGACAGCTTCCGCATCGACGTCGGCATGGCCAAGGCCCGCGAATTCCTGCTCCAGGTCGCCGAAATCGGCCTGCCGACCGGTACCGAAGCGCTCGACCCGAATGCGCCGCAATACTACGGCGATCTCATCACCTGGACTGCCATCGGCGCCCGCACCACCGAATCGCAAACCCACCGCGAAATGTCCTCCGGCCTGTCCACCCCGGTCGGCTTCAAGAACGGCACCAGCGGCGACCTCAGCGTGGCCATCAACGCCATCCTCTCCGCCTCCAAGCCGCACTCCTTCCTCGGCCTGACCAACCAGGGCCGCGTCGCCGTCGTCCGCACAAAGGGCAACGGCTACGGCCACATCGTGCTGCGCGGCGGCGACGGCCGCCCGAACTACGACACCGTTTCGGTCGCCATGGTCGAACAGGCGCTGACCAAGGCCAAACTGCCGCACAACATCGTCGTCGATTGCTCGCACGCCAACAGCTTCAAGAAACCGGAACTGCAACCGCTGGTCATGGCCGACGTGGTCAACCAAGTCCGCCTCGGCAACAAATCGCTGGTCGGCGTGATGATCGAATCCAACATCGAAGCCGGCAACCAGTCGATCCCGGCCGACCTCAGCCAACTGAAATACGGCTGCTCGGTGACCGACGGCTGCGTCGATTGGGCGACCACGGAAAAGATGATTCGCGATGCCGCGGTACTGCTGCGGGACGTGTTGCCGGAACGGCTTTCCTGAACTTGTTTGAATGCCTAGCCAGCCGCCACTGCAAGGAAATACCGCCGCTGGAGTAACTCCGGCGGCCCCCTGGCGAATTCAGGCTGTCTCGGTCCTGCCAAATCACCGGCTCGCCCCGATCTTTCGTGACGTCCTGATTGGGGTTGCCGATTTTTCGGCAATCGGAACAACCGCCAACCCCGGTATCTACGCTCCGCTGGTCGACATCGATTTCTTTGGCCAGGTAAAAATCGAACTAGGCATTCTCACTTGGCCGAATGGCAGAGACATTGATCCCGCCTGGCTGCACGAGAGTCTGGCATCCGATAAAACGTGGTCTGTTCCCTTTTAGCCTGCCTACGAATGATTGCTTGGCGCAAACTCCCCGCGTGGCTCCTAAGAGCGTGGCCACTTCTTGCATTGGTTCCGTTCTTCGCTGTTCATGCTGTTGCACTAAACGCCTTCCAAGGCCAAGCGACATGGGTACACAAGATAATCGGCCTGTCCCTGCAATTGCTGGGCGGCCTTCTGGTACTTTGGTCAGTAAACGACAACCTTGGCTTGTTTCGCAAGACGAGCCTGGCGGGAACATTCATGGCCTGGTTGCGAGACTTCCCCACAACGAACCACCACCTAATACTAGCGACGAACGGCATGGCAAACGCATCTGGCAGCGCAGCAGTGGTGTCTGTGGGTCGGAAAACGCCGACGTCTCTTGAAGAGCGTGTTGCCGAGTTGGAACTACTGCTTCAGGAGCTTCGCGCGGAATTGAGTACGAAGATCACCAATCTCGCGATGCGAGTCGAAGCAAGCAAAACTGAGCTTTCGGATTTGATTCAAGCGACCGACGGAAAGATAGCGTCTCTCTCTGAGCGAGTTGAGAAGGTAACTATTGGTGGCTTCAAGGTTCAGGCTTTCGGCGTTCTCTTGGCAATCTACGGCGCAATTACTAGTGTCCTCGCTTAGGTTTTACATTCCAGTCCGCTATCAAAAATGGAAAAAGACACCGCCCTGCTTTTTATTCGAGCCTTACAGTTTGAGTTCATCATGTTTTTGGTTTTCTTCATCGGCATAAGAAAAAAAATGACTCGTCCTTGGCAACTTCGAATTTCAGTTGGTTTGCTATCCACTATTGCCGCTACGTTTATCGCATTTTTCTATTTTTCCTATGCCAATGGGCTGATAAAAAATTGAGCACAGTCCGAAATCCATGCCTAGCGGGCAACTAATCAAGAGGCATTTGATCTCTGTTGTATCGTCCTGATACTTCTACTCATTTGGTTAAGGAACAAACATGCCCTACGTAAACATCAAAATCACCAAAGAAGGTGCAACCCCCGAGCAGAAGGCTCGCCTCATCCAGGGCGTCACCCAGCTTCTGGTCGATGTGCTTGGCAAGAACCCGAAAACGACTGTCGTCGTCATCGACGAGGTCGATACCGACAACTGGGGAGTCGGCGGGGAATCGATTACCGTTCGCCGGGCGCGGGGCGAGTAGGCTTTACTTGGCTCGTTTCCCCCGATGAAGGCCAAGCGCTCCAAACCACGCCATGCCGCCGCGAGCAGCCCGGATGTCCCGGCGATGGACTCGTTCTGCGCCTGGGACGGCGAGACGCTGGTGCTCAACATCCTCGGCCAACCGAATGCCAACCGGGACGCCATTGGCAAGCCGAAAGGCAAGCAGCTCCAGGTCAGCGTGACGGCGGCGCCGGTGGCCGGTCGGGCGACCGA harbors:
- a CDS encoding tyrosine-type recombinase/integrase, encoding MSDLIPVAAIAPLELVRLPDHLDGRTGSNRSTLGHAQIAAQTDIDAMKAWLARFLDTHTTFDSYRKESERLLLWATLELGKPLSSLTHEDLLVYQRFLADPQPAERWVMKAGRKWSRFDPDWRPFAGPLAPTSQRQAIIILNTMFSWLVNAGYLAGNPLSLSRQRHRKAKPRITRFLDDELWLEVKTTIETMPRETDREREHSHRVRWLFSLLYICGLRISEVIENSMGALFCRRDSEGEDRWWLEITGKGDKTRLVPATAELMVELTRYRRENSLSPFPIPGEPTPLLLPIGGKQRPLTRSAVHLIVKEVFARTATRIRARGAEFERLAKLVEDASAHWMRHTAGSNMADAMDLRNVRDNLGHSSISTTNTYLHTEDDQRHKETEAKHRLGW
- a CDS encoding DNA-binding protein codes for the protein MSTEARIIAEIEALKVNDLDTQDLYREVCTILFFRYGITPTANKLYQYVRKGSMSAPAEALARFWSDLREKSRVRIEHPDLPDGLKAAAGELVASLWSQAQAGAQEGLAVFRQEAQERVTNSQQSCEAADQARVAVQTEMNQTREALREAEERILQLERNLAAESARTQSLEQQLDAAGRQQIALEAALAEARKDYSAELEKSRLELRRTEERLAANEKRALMEIDHERQMTMKAQRELQLLRNSSLENEAQLRIELADSNAELADTRQKLGVADGKQDELRATNKTQIEELAAFRLTLARQDTQLALLQREIELAQTASKQLQESIASKSAIPKVPRRNRKV
- the mfd gene encoding transcription-repair coupling factor, with product MSAPKQLLSLPVPPKPGARIDLPLFAGSADALALAELAAQSKGRLLAVVTASAADAQRLLDEIPWFAPGLKVRLLPDWETLPYDHFSPHQDLVSERLATLWAAMQGDVEILLVPASTAVNRLAPPEFMAAYTFEFRKGQKLDAEKFRSQVTLAGYAHVTQVVSPGEYSIRGGLIDLFPMGSQLPYRLDLFDDEIESIKTFDVDTQRTVYPVPEIRLLPAREFPMDDKGRTHFRQAFREKFEGDPAKSGIYKDISSGIASAGIEYYLPLFFDETASIFDYLPKDAIFVTHGDALAAIAAFWNDTRSRYNLLQGDKARPLMPPEQLFLSDEAFFSAAKSYGRLALDGKNADAGKLPNIAVDRRSDDPLGALKNYLASFKGCVLLVAETAGRRETLAAMFAEHGLTVAPSADLSGFLSGDAKLALGIGPLQAGFALDKLAFITETELFAGSPRRTRREAQRKASFDNWLKDLTELKVGDPVVHESHGIGRYCGLVRMDLGLGEQEFLELHYANEAKLFVPVAQLHVISRYSGADPESAPLHTLGSGQWEKAKRKAAEQAHDTAAELLSLYAARAAREGHAFAFKESDYEAFADGFGFEETNDQAEAIVAVINDMRSGKPMDRLVCGDVGFGKTEVALRAAFCAVAGGKQVAVLCPTTLLCEQHYQTFRDRFADWPVKIAEISRFKTAKETTQTLQELAEGKIDIIIGTHKLIGKDVRFSQLGLVIIDEEHRFGVRQKETLKAMRAEVDVLTLTATPIPRTLAMSMEGLRDFSVIATAPQKRLAIKTFVSTFSDGIIREAVLRELKRGGQVYFLHNEVDTIDNMREKLEKLVPEARIVIGHGQMNERELERVMRDFTGQRANVLLCTTIIETGIDNPHANTILINRSEKFGLAQLHQLRGRVGRSHHQAYAYLLVQDEKAMTKQARMRLEAIQAMEELGSGFFLAMHDLEIRGAGEVLGDNQSGEMQEVGFNMYADMLNRAVAALKQGKHLAAVDLTQPLGIGTEINLRTPALLPDAYCPDVHERLTLYKRLANCEEAEDIDALQEELIDRFGELPLQGQSLLATHRLRLLVKPLLIQKLDATNDQITIQFSPEFSKNPPIEPIKIINLIQKNRSYKLAGQDKLSLLRHCPTLSDKVTAVKDMIRQLSN
- a CDS encoding 3-deoxy-7-phosphoheptulonate synthase; the protein is MTTKNIDDINVTAFDDMPTPEEIHARLPLSDKAARTVTHGRHLLHNILDRKDHRLFVVVGPCSIHDPVAGLDYARRLKKLSEEVGDTLQLIMRVYFEKPRTTIGWKGYINDPFMDDSFRIDVGMAKAREFLLQVAEIGLPTGTEALDPNAPQYYGDLITWTAIGARTTESQTHREMSSGLSTPVGFKNGTSGDLSVAINAILSASKPHSFLGLTNQGRVAVVRTKGNGYGHIVLRGGDGRPNYDTVSVAMVEQALTKAKLPHNIVVDCSHANSFKKPELQPLVMADVVNQVRLGNKSLVGVMIESNIEAGNQSIPADLSQLKYGCSVTDGCVDWATTEKMIRDAAVLLRDVLPERLS
- a CDS encoding DUF2442 domain-containing protein, translated to MPSQPPLQGNTAAGVTPAAPWRIQAVSVLPNHRLAPIFRDVLIGVADFSAIGTTANPGIYAPLVDIDFFGQVKIELGILTWPNGRDIDPAWLHESLASDKTWSVPF
- a CDS encoding 2-hydroxymuconate tautomerase family protein, coding for MPYVNIKITKEGATPEQKARLIQGVTQLLVDVLGKNPKTTVVVIDEVDTDNWGVGGESITVRRARGE
- a CDS encoding DUF167 domain-containing protein, whose protein sequence is MKAKRSKPRHAAASSPDVPAMDSFCAWDGETLVLNILGQPNANRDAIGKPKGKQLQVSVTAAPVAGRATDHMVRFLAGEFAVSPAAVTVVFGRFNINKQLRIRAPQNLPAVVAKHLAQQPLQLEL